The following proteins are encoded in a genomic region of Reichenbachiella sp.:
- a CDS encoding toxin-antitoxin system YwqK family antitoxin: MDFKKYLFILVCISAIYSYQSWAQESVQTFHQDGTLKTEGIIKENIKSGQWTYYFPTGEVNAVENYVEGELEGVSTTFFENGKMKSKENWRAGLLADSAFYYYESGKLKRKGIYEIGLHAGEWVSYHENGKLKSKGSYLMGLPDGLWEIYTDEGLLFQKGNYKEGKEEGYWEFFDGDGRINFSGNYKKGKEVGEWFEYSKKGKKKLYFDYGK, from the coding sequence ATGGATTTCAAAAAATACCTTTTCATTCTAGTTTGTATTTCTGCCATTTACTCTTATCAGAGTTGGGCTCAGGAGAGCGTTCAAACATTTCATCAAGATGGAACTTTAAAAACCGAAGGGATTATTAAGGAAAATATAAAATCAGGTCAATGGACTTATTATTTTCCGACAGGAGAAGTTAACGCGGTAGAAAATTATGTAGAGGGAGAGCTGGAAGGAGTGTCGACTACTTTCTTTGAAAATGGTAAAATGAAGAGCAAAGAAAACTGGCGAGCAGGCCTTCTTGCAGATAGTGCTTTTTATTACTACGAATCTGGCAAACTCAAGAGAAAAGGGATTTACGAAATAGGTTTGCATGCTGGAGAGTGGGTTTCTTACCATGAGAATGGAAAGTTAAAAAGTAAAGGATCTTATCTTATGGGGTTGCCTGATGGTTTATGGGAGATCTACACTGATGAAGGCCTTTTGTTTCAAAAAGGAAACTACAAAGAAGGCAAAGAAGAGGGGTATTGGGAGTTTTTTGATGGAGATGGTAGAATTAATTTTTCGGGTAACTACAAAAAGGGAAAAGAAGTAGGCGAGTGGTTTGAATATTCGAAAAAGGGAAAGAAGAAGCTATATTTTGACTACGGTAAATAG